ACGAGCGGCTGGTCGACCCGGACCACGTACCGCCACATGTTGTGATGGCCGAGCCAGATCTGGCCGGCGATGCCGAAGGTGATCACGTAGGCCAGGTAGGACGGCCAGGCGTGGGCGAGGGCGTCCGGCAGTTCCCGCCCGCTCTCCCGGGCCGGGCCGTTCTGGAGCAGCTCGACGGCCATCACCGTCAGCACCACCCCGAAGACACCGTCGCTGAACGTCTCCACCCGCGCCGCGTCCCGGGACATCTCCCGGCCCCGCCCGTACCGGTACGTACCCTTCTGCGCGTCCGCCCCCGCCGCCACACCTCCAGAATCGACCCCGGAGGGGCGGCGGGGGGCGGAATCAGCTCAGCGCCTCGCCCGCGGGGGCCGGAGTGTCCGCGTCGACGCGGTGCGCGCGGACCTTGTGGCCGACGCTCGTCAGGCAGCGGCCGCTGGACAGGTCGAACCGCCAGCCGTGCAGCTGGCAGGTGAGCTGGTCACCCTCGACGATGCCGAACCGGGTCAGGTCGGCCTTCAGGTGCGGGCAGCGCCGCTGCACCACCCAGTCGCCCAGGGTGATGTCCTCCGCGTCGGTGGTCCGCTCGTGCTCGTCGTACCAGCCCTCGGCGTACTGGAGCCGCTCCTCGGAGAGGCACTTGAAGAACGCGTAGACGAACTCGTTGTACTGGCCGATCCGGGCCGCCGAGAACCGGCAGGAGAGGAAGAGCGAGTTGACCCAGTCCACCTCGTCGATGAAGAGCAGGTGCTCGATCAGTGCCCGGTCGGTGCGGAACCGGTAGCGGACCTTCTCGTCGGCGTACGGCCGGACCTCCTTGCCCGGGAAGTCCACGACGATCGACTCGACGCTCTCACCGTCGTAGCCCACCAGGTCGAAGCGGACCGGCCCGCCGACGCCCTTGGCCAGGTAAATCGACTCGTCGAGCAGCGGCTCGATGCGGCTCTTCATCCCCGCCAGCACGTCCACCTCGGGGTGCCGCCAGGACGCCTTCTCCGCCTCGATGACGGGCCGCTTGCGCTCCCGCATCTCCTCCAGGTGGGCGACCTTGTTCGCGAAGAACTCCTCGACCGGCACCGGGTGGGTGGTCGTGGCGCCTTCGGTGGTGACCTCGGCGACGCTGCCCGGCAGCAGCACGATCCCGTTGGTGCCGCCGACCTTGGCGTACTCCGCCATGAAGACCGACTGGTCGGGGAAGATGTTGCCCTCGTCGCCGTGGATGTCGTTGAACTGCCACAGCGCGTCGTCGAGGAAGCACGGCGGGCCGGCGATCGGAAAGACGTGCGACGCCTTCAGGTCGTCGATGTAGCGCCACGTCCGGTCGAACTGCCGGTCCCGCTTCTGCTTGCCGAACGCCGTCTTCGCCGCCTGCGGCAACTCGTACACCATCGGGTACCAGATCGCGCCGGAGAACTGGAGCAGGTGCGCGTGCACGTGCCCCAGCTCGGCGAAGACGCTCAGGTCGGTGGGGCGGGCGTCGTTCTGGTTGAGCAACCGCACCCCGTCGTACTCCACCCAGAGCGAGGAGTCGCCGATCGGGCCGTCGGTGGGGCTGGTCAGCGCCTGAATCATGATCTTCAGCCCGCCGTCCAGCTCGACGACCTGCTCGTTCGGCGCCTTGATGAATTTCGTGAAGCCCAGCGCCCGCAGCTCGT
Above is a window of Micromonospora coriariae DNA encoding:
- a CDS encoding Rieske 2Fe-2S domain-containing protein — translated: MRVTGTGHASMRIDTAAGSILCDPWVNPAYFASWFPFPDNSLLDWETLGQVDYLYVSHLHRDHFDAAHLKRYVSKQATVLLPEFPTSEMEDELRALGFTKFIKAPNEQVVELDGGLKIMIQALTSPTDGPIGDSSLWVEYDGVRLLNQNDARPTDLSVFAELGHVHAHLLQFSGAIWYPMVYELPQAAKTAFGKQKRDRQFDRTWRYIDDLKASHVFPIAGPPCFLDDALWQFNDIHGDEGNIFPDQSVFMAEYAKVGGTNGIVLLPGSVAEVTTEGATTTHPVPVEEFFANKVAHLEEMRERKRPVIEAEKASWRHPEVDVLAGMKSRIEPLLDESIYLAKGVGGPVRFDLVGYDGESVESIVVDFPGKEVRPYADEKVRYRFRTDRALIEHLLFIDEVDWVNSLFLSCRFSAARIGQYNEFVYAFFKCLSEERLQYAEGWYDEHERTTDAEDITLGDWVVQRRCPHLKADLTRFGIVEGDQLTCQLHGWRFDLSSGRCLTSVGHKVRAHRVDADTPAPAGEALS